One window from the genome of Gemella haemolysans ATCC 10379 encodes:
- a CDS encoding M24 family metallopeptidase, protein MKLSRTNKILEKMKQQGINQALISDPYSIFYLTEYLEHPGERFFAVLLDENGDHKLFINALFPLEKDLELEKIVYSDTDNPIELLAKIIPNGSVVGIDKVLPARFLLPLMNHLPENKFVDVSQIVDRVRMIKDDEEKELMRRASILNDTACQRVINSISEGKSEKDVAKDLLSIHEELKVDGLSFDPIIAYGANGANPHGTVGDRYVKPGDAIIIDMGGIKDNYCSDMTRTVFWKQPSEKAREVFEIVLEAQKRGVAAVKPGVRFCDIDAACRDYITEKGYGEFFTHRTGHHIGLECHEYGDISSINETKCEPGMIFSIEPGIYLPGEFGVRIEDLVLVTEDGCEVLNKLNKELVIIGE, encoded by the coding sequence GTGAAACTTTCAAGAACTAACAAAATTTTAGAAAAAATGAAACAACAAGGAATCAACCAAGCTTTAATTAGCGATCCTTATTCAATTTTCTATCTAACTGAATACTTAGAGCATCCAGGTGAAAGATTTTTTGCAGTGCTACTTGATGAAAATGGTGATCACAAACTATTCATCAATGCTCTTTTCCCACTTGAAAAAGATTTAGAATTAGAAAAAATAGTTTATTCTGATACTGATAATCCTATTGAACTGCTAGCAAAAATTATACCAAATGGTTCTGTCGTAGGTATAGATAAAGTTCTTCCTGCTCGATTCCTATTACCTCTTATGAATCATCTACCAGAAAACAAATTTGTAGATGTATCTCAAATCGTCGATCGCGTTCGCATGATTAAAGATGATGAAGAAAAAGAACTTATGCGCCGTGCTTCTATTCTAAACGATACGGCCTGTCAAAGAGTTATAAATAGTATTTCTGAAGGAAAATCAGAAAAAGATGTAGCTAAAGATTTACTTTCTATTCATGAAGAATTAAAAGTCGATGGATTATCATTCGATCCTATTATCGCTTACGGTGCTAACGGAGCTAATCCTCACGGTACTGTAGGAGATAGATATGTAAAACCCGGCGATGCTATAATTATCGATATGGGTGGGATTAAAGACAATTATTGTTCAGATATGACACGTACTGTATTTTGGAAACAGCCAAGCGAAAAAGCACGTGAAGTATTTGAAATAGTATTAGAGGCTCAAAAACGAGGCGTTGCTGCTGTTAAACCAGGAGTTAGATTCTGCGATATAGACGCAGCTTGTCGTGATTACATTACAGAAAAAGGGTATGGAGAATTCTTTACACATCGTACAGGCCATCACATCGGATTAGAATGTCATGAATATGGAGATATTTCTAGCATCAATGAAACTAAATGTGAACCAGGTATGATTTTCTCTATCGAACCAGGCATTTATCTTCCAGGAGAATTCGGTGTTCGTATCGAAGATTTAGTCTTAGTAACGGAAGATGGTTGCGAAGTTTTAAACAAACTTAACAAAGAATTAGTTATTATCGGCGAGTAA
- a CDS encoding aminopeptidase P family N-terminal domain-containing protein, producing the protein MEIKERVSKLRVLMERNGIDVYMIPTADFHNSEYVGEHFKARAFMSGFTGSAGTLIVTKDFAGLWTDGRYFLQGEKQLEGTGIELQKMREPGVPTIAEFVVENTPEDGVLGFDGRVVTFGEGKDLATKLKRKNATVKYDVDLVDEIWENRPALSEEPAFYMSLERAGESVASKLERVRKEMHEVGANIHVITTLDDIGWLLNIRGMDVDYVPVLLSYAVVYEDSVDLYVDERKLSDEIKKHLADHNVHIKSYNDIYEEVKQFSGNDVVLVDPECLNYAVFNNIPKEITLVERRNPTILMKAIKNEVELQHTIKAHVKDGIAHTKFIYWLKQLVKQGTSEQEDELSASAKLVELRKEQGGFICPSFSPICGHGENGAIVHYSSSKETSIPLRTGTFFLTDTGAHFEEGSTDITRTTAMGEVSDKLKYDYTRVLQCHLRLSRLKFMEGVSGANVDLFARAPLWQDYENFNHGTGHGVGYLGNIHEGPHGIHWGIYRAAEPFKHGMVVTNEPGLYISGSHGIRLENELIVRKTVKNEYGQFMEFEVMTFVPWDLEAINLDMLTIEDKYELNKYHAKVFEVLAPHFEGDELEWLKQATREV; encoded by the coding sequence ATGGAGATAAAAGAAAGAGTTTCTAAGTTAAGAGTATTAATGGAAAGAAATGGAATTGATGTCTATATGATTCCAACAGCGGATTTTCACAATAGTGAATATGTAGGAGAACATTTTAAAGCTCGTGCATTTATGAGTGGATTTACTGGTTCTGCAGGGACATTAATTGTTACTAAGGATTTCGCAGGTTTATGGACAGATGGGAGATATTTCTTACAAGGAGAAAAACAATTAGAAGGAACTGGTATCGAGTTACAAAAAATGCGTGAACCAGGAGTTCCTACTATCGCGGAGTTTGTTGTTGAAAATACACCAGAGGATGGGGTATTAGGATTCGATGGGCGCGTTGTGACTTTTGGTGAAGGAAAAGACTTAGCTACTAAACTAAAACGTAAAAATGCTACGGTAAAATATGATGTTGATTTAGTTGATGAGATTTGGGAAAATCGTCCGGCGCTATCAGAAGAACCAGCATTTTATATGAGTTTAGAAAGAGCTGGAGAATCTGTAGCTAGTAAGCTTGAGAGAGTTCGTAAAGAAATGCATGAAGTAGGAGCAAATATTCATGTTATAACTACACTTGATGATATTGGATGGTTATTAAATATTCGCGGTATGGATGTTGATTATGTACCAGTATTATTAAGTTATGCAGTTGTTTATGAAGATAGTGTTGACTTATATGTAGATGAGAGAAAACTATCAGATGAAATCAAAAAACACTTGGCAGACCACAATGTACACATTAAGTCATATAATGATATTTATGAAGAAGTGAAACAATTTTCAGGCAACGATGTAGTTCTAGTCGATCCAGAGTGCTTAAACTATGCAGTGTTTAACAATATTCCAAAAGAGATAACACTAGTGGAGAGACGTAACCCGACAATTTTAATGAAAGCTATAAAAAATGAGGTTGAATTACAGCATACTATTAAAGCCCATGTGAAAGATGGTATTGCTCATACGAAGTTTATTTATTGGTTAAAACAACTGGTAAAACAAGGTACAAGTGAACAAGAAGATGAACTTTCGGCATCTGCGAAACTTGTAGAATTGAGAAAAGAACAAGGTGGCTTTATCTGTCCAAGTTTTTCTCCAATTTGCGGTCATGGTGAAAATGGGGCTATTGTGCACTATTCATCTTCTAAAGAAACTTCTATTCCGCTACGTACAGGTACTTTCTTCTTAACTGATACTGGTGCACACTTTGAAGAAGGCTCAACTGACATCACACGTACTACAGCGATGGGAGAAGTTAGCGATAAATTAAAATACGATTATACACGAGTACTTCAATGTCACCTTCGTTTATCAAGATTAAAATTCATGGAAGGTGTTTCTGGAGCTAATGTGGACTTATTCGCTCGTGCTCCATTATGGCAAGATTATGAGAACTTCAACCACGGAACAGGTCATGGTGTAGGTTACTTAGGTAATATTCATGAAGGACCTCATGGTATTCACTGGGGAATCTATCGTGCAGCTGAACCATTTAAACACGGTATGGTAGTTACTAATGAACCGGGATTATACATCTCAGGATCTCATGGTATTCGTTTAGAGAATGAACTTATTGTTAGAAAAACAGTAAAAAATGAATATGGTCAATTTATGGAATTTGAAGTGATGACATTTGTACCATGGGATTTAGAGGCTATTAATCTAGATATGCTTACAATTGAAGATAAATATGAATTGAATAAATATCATGCGAAAGTATTTGAAGTATTAGCTCCACACTTTGAAGGTGATGAGTTAGAATGGTTAAAACAAGCAACTAGAGAAGTTTAA
- a CDS encoding FtsB family cell division protein, whose amino-acid sequence MREQNSQFKKDVLKAKAKYRKRRKFIILAIMTFALAVTLLQTFLYIRDKKQINAQLAEQNQMIENLDKENKVNELVIDKLKDPYFITDLVRQEYGLSYQGELIFNIPLQENFLQATIKSIMDGNLEKSEDNNGRIDDSKIPELAKKDDKKSSSKKGSEKATDKQNTNKTSDKKTEDSSSENEDDDKQEVNQPQRATNNANSNTNNQRSNRG is encoded by the coding sequence ATGAGAGAGCAGAATAGCCAATTTAAAAAAGATGTCTTAAAAGCAAAGGCTAAGTACAGAAAACGTCGTAAGTTTATTATATTAGCTATAATGACTTTTGCTTTAGCTGTAACTCTACTGCAAACATTTTTATATATTCGAGATAAGAAACAAATCAATGCTCAATTAGCTGAACAAAATCAGATGATTGAAAATCTTGACAAAGAGAATAAAGTAAATGAACTGGTCATAGATAAGCTAAAAGATCCATACTTTATAACAGACTTGGTAAGACAAGAGTATGGGTTAAGTTATCAAGGTGAGTTGATTTTTAATATTCCATTACAAGAGAATTTCTTACAGGCGACGATTAAGTCTATAATGGATGGGAATTTGGAGAAATCTGAAGATAATAATGGTAGAATTGATGACAGTAAAATACCTGAGCTAGCGAAAAAAGATGATAAAAAATCGTCTTCTAAAAAAGGATCAGAGAAAGCTACAGATAAGCAAAACACTAATAAAACTAGCGATAAAAAAACAGAAGATAGTTCATCAGAAAATGAAGATGATGATAAACAAGAGGTTAATCAACCTCAAAGAGCAACTAACAACGCAAATTCAAACACTAATAATCAGAGAAGTAACAGGGGATAA
- the pip gene encoding prolyl aminopeptidase produces the protein MGELRSLYPEIKENFSKMLKVDETHTIYYEESGNPQGVPVVFLHGGPGCGTSASGRQYFDPEFYRIILFDQRGSGKSTPHACLENNDTWHIIEDMEKIREDLNIDKWLVFGGSWGSTLALCYAIKHPERVLGLVLRGIFLGRREDILWIYEKGGASNIHPEAFERYESIIPKDERRDMVRAYYNRLTSKYREIREIAAKEWSMWEGSLVTLNPDPNLEQSFGDIHYSVSMATIECHFWMNNMFWNDDDWILNNIDAIKDIPTTITHGRYDVDCRVVGAYELSKKLNNCKLDIVVAGHSGGEPAIVDSLVKATDYFKDLLK, from the coding sequence ATGGGGGAATTAAGGAGTTTATATCCTGAAATTAAAGAAAATTTCTCTAAAATGTTAAAGGTCGATGAGACCCATACTATTTATTATGAGGAGAGTGGGAATCCTCAAGGTGTTCCGGTAGTTTTTTTACATGGTGGACCAGGTTGTGGAACATCGGCAAGTGGTAGACAATATTTCGATCCAGAATTCTATCGAATTATATTATTTGATCAAAGAGGAAGTGGAAAGTCTACGCCCCATGCATGCTTAGAGAATAATGATACTTGGCACATTATTGAGGATATGGAGAAAATAAGGGAAGATTTAAACATTGATAAATGGCTAGTATTTGGAGGAAGTTGGGGTTCTACCTTAGCACTTTGTTATGCTATTAAACATCCAGAGCGCGTGTTAGGTTTAGTATTACGTGGTATTTTCCTAGGACGTAGAGAGGATATATTATGGATTTATGAAAAAGGTGGTGCGAGTAATATACACCCAGAAGCATTCGAGAGATATGAAAGTATAATACCTAAAGATGAACGTCGTGATATGGTTCGTGCGTATTATAACCGTCTAACAAGTAAATATAGGGAGATAAGAGAAATCGCGGCAAAAGAGTGGAGCATGTGGGAAGGAAGTCTTGTTACACTTAATCCAGACCCTAACTTGGAACAAAGTTTTGGTGATATTCACTATTCAGTTTCAATGGCGACTATTGAATGCCACTTTTGGATGAATAATATGTTCTGGAATGACGATGATTGGATATTAAATAATATCGATGCTATAAAAGATATTCCTACAACAATAACTCATGGTCGTTATGATGTTGACTGCCGTGTTGTAGGTGCTTATGAATTAAGTAAAAAGTTAAATAATTGTAAATTGGATATTGTTGTAGCTGGTCACTCAGGAGGAGAACCGGCGATAGTGGATTCGTTGGTAAAAGCAACTGATTATTTCAAAGATTTATTAAAATAA
- a CDS encoding nicotinate phosphoribosyltransferase gives MNKYIGDALHTDLYQINMGYAYFKDGIHERKSYFDVYFRKIPFGGGYAVFAGLAKIIDYVNSFEFSNSDIEFLRELGYEEDFLEYLSAMKFTGNIRSVKEGEIIFANEPLLRIEAPLIQAQIMETAILNIVNYQILIATKAARIKHLCPGEVCMEFGTRRAHEFDAAVWGTRASIIGGFDATSNVKAAKLFNIPCSGTHAHSFVQAYEDEEVAFKKYAAAHKDCYFLVDTYDTLRSGIPTAIKVANELKDEINFHGIRLDSGDIAYLSKEARKMLDEAGYPNAKIVASNDLDEDTITHLKQEGACIDAWGVGTKLITAFDNPALGAVYKLACLENDKGEMIDRLKVSENPAKLTVPGVKKVYRIINTDTGMAAGDYIALENEDVNAEQSIKLFHPTHTYLAKEVENFKAIDIHEDIFVNGKQVYEVPTVQESAKYFQQNKELLWSEYLRLLNPEFYPVDLSTKCWENRKEILERVTKKSK, from the coding sequence ATGAATAAATATATAGGTGATGCTTTGCATACCGACCTTTATCAAATTAATATGGGATATGCATATTTTAAAGACGGAATACATGAGAGAAAATCATATTTTGATGTGTATTTTAGAAAAATTCCTTTTGGTGGAGGATATGCAGTATTTGCTGGACTAGCCAAAATTATAGATTATGTAAATTCATTTGAATTTTCAAACTCTGATATAGAATTTTTAAGAGAATTAGGATATGAAGAAGACTTTTTAGAATATCTAAGTGCTATGAAATTTACAGGTAATATTCGTTCTGTAAAAGAGGGAGAAATTATTTTTGCTAATGAGCCACTCTTGAGAATTGAAGCTCCACTTATTCAAGCGCAAATAATGGAAACGGCTATTTTGAATATTGTTAACTATCAAATACTGATAGCTACAAAGGCTGCTAGAATTAAGCACTTATGTCCAGGTGAAGTTTGTATGGAATTTGGTACTCGTCGTGCTCATGAATTTGATGCGGCAGTATGGGGGACGCGAGCTTCTATTATCGGTGGGTTTGATGCGACTAGTAACGTAAAAGCTGCAAAATTGTTTAATATTCCATGTAGCGGAACACATGCTCACTCATTTGTTCAGGCTTATGAAGATGAAGAAGTTGCATTTAAGAAATATGCAGCTGCGCATAAAGATTGTTATTTCTTAGTTGATACTTATGATACATTGCGCTCTGGAATTCCTACTGCTATTAAAGTAGCGAATGAATTAAAAGATGAGATTAATTTCCATGGTATTAGATTGGATTCAGGAGATATAGCATATTTATCAAAAGAAGCAAGAAAAATGTTAGATGAAGCGGGTTATCCTAATGCGAAAATAGTAGCTTCAAATGATCTAGATGAAGATACGATTACTCACTTAAAACAAGAGGGTGCATGTATTGATGCGTGGGGTGTAGGTACAAAGCTTATAACTGCTTTTGATAATCCAGCATTAGGTGCAGTTTATAAACTTGCATGTTTAGAAAATGATAAAGGTGAGATGATTGACAGGCTAAAAGTCTCAGAAAATCCTGCAAAATTAACTGTTCCTGGTGTGAAAAAAGTTTATAGAATAATAAATACAGACACAGGTATGGCAGCAGGGGATTACATTGCATTGGAGAATGAAGATGTGAATGCAGAACAGAGTATAAAACTTTTCCATCCAACTCATACATATTTAGCTAAGGAAGTGGAGAACTTTAAAGCAATAGATATCCATGAAGATATTTTTGTTAATGGTAAGCAAGTATATGAAGTTCCAACAGTACAAGAAAGTGCTAAGTACTTCCAACAAAATAAAGAATTATTATGGAGTGAGTATCTTCGTTTGCTAAATCCAGAATTCTATCCAGTAGACTTAAGTACTAAATGTTGGGAAAATAGAAAAGAAATATTGGAAAGAGTAACAAAAAAATCAAAATAA
- a CDS encoding RNA-binding S4 domain-containing protein — MRLDKFLKVSRIIKRRTVANEISSEGHIAINGKKAKPSSTLKIGDEITIYFAKKEVVYEVLELKDSTKKEDATKMFKILSEKLREVKDERAE; from the coding sequence ATGCGTTTGGATAAATTTTTAAAAGTATCAAGAATTATAAAGAGAAGAACAGTTGCTAATGAAATATCGTCAGAAGGTCATATTGCGATTAATGGTAAGAAAGCTAAGCCTTCGAGTACTTTGAAAATAGGGGATGAAATCACTATTTACTTTGCAAAAAAAGAAGTTGTTTATGAGGTGCTAGAATTAAAAGATAGCACAAAGAAAGAAGATGCAACTAAAATGTTCAAAATCTTATCGGAGAAACTAAGAGAAGTAAAAGATGAGAGAGCAGAATAG
- a CDS encoding aminopeptidase: MDLNTQLKKYAQLIAKVGLNVQEGQPVLVRASTETREFVAKVVEACYELGAKRVSVEWRDQELTKLNLKYQSEESLSTVGQWYIDKYQVELDEGAAFLSIIGDDPDGLAGVDSEKLKASMVGRSKAMRNYMKSIMSDECPWCVVSASTVGWAKRLYPELSDEEAYLKLWDQILSACRSTGDDPVAEWEEHIRVLDEKAKFLHENELVKLHITNDLGTDLYVGLPKNHIWQSAGSYAKKASRFVANIPTEEVFTMPHKDETSGIVYNAKPLNYSGVLIDNFWLKFEDGKVVDFGAERGYDVLKNLLETDEGSRRIGEMALVPYDSPISNTKILFLETLFDENAACHIALGKAYPTCVQGGPEMTDEQLAEVGANDSLVHVDFMIGEATTNITGYTADGKEVAIFKDGNWA; this comes from the coding sequence ATGGATTTAAATACACAATTAAAAAAATATGCTCAACTTATTGCGAAAGTTGGATTAAATGTTCAAGAAGGTCAACCGGTATTAGTTCGTGCTAGTACTGAAACACGTGAGTTTGTAGCTAAAGTTGTAGAAGCTTGCTATGAATTAGGAGCAAAAAGAGTATCAGTAGAGTGGCGTGATCAAGAATTAACAAAATTAAATTTAAAATATCAAAGTGAAGAGTCATTGAGTACGGTTGGTCAATGGTATATTGATAAGTATCAAGTTGAATTAGATGAAGGTGCAGCATTCTTATCTATTATCGGAGATGATCCAGATGGATTAGCAGGTGTAGATAGTGAGAAATTAAAAGCGTCTATGGTAGGTCGTTCAAAAGCTATGCGTAACTACATGAAATCAATTATGAGTGACGAATGTCCATGGTGTGTAGTCAGTGCTTCAACTGTTGGATGGGCGAAGAGATTATATCCTGAATTAAGCGATGAAGAAGCTTATTTAAAACTCTGGGATCAAATCTTAAGTGCTTGTCGTTCAACTGGAGATGACCCTGTAGCTGAATGGGAAGAACACATTAGAGTTTTAGATGAAAAAGCGAAATTCTTACACGAAAATGAATTAGTTAAATTACATATCACAAATGACTTAGGAACTGATTTATATGTAGGTTTACCTAAAAATCATATTTGGCAAAGTGCAGGAAGTTATGCTAAAAAAGCTTCTCGTTTCGTAGCTAATATCCCTACAGAGGAAGTATTTACAATGCCTCATAAAGATGAGACAAGTGGTATTGTTTATAATGCTAAACCTCTAAACTACAGTGGAGTATTAATTGATAACTTCTGGTTAAAATTTGAAGATGGTAAAGTCGTAGACTTCGGAGCAGAGCGTGGTTATGATGTTCTTAAAAACTTATTAGAAACAGATGAAGGCTCAAGAAGAATAGGGGAAATGGCATTAGTACCTTATGATTCACCAATCTCAAATACAAAAATTCTATTCTTAGAAACATTATTTGATGAGAACGCAGCGTGCCATATTGCCCTTGGTAAAGCATATCCAACATGTGTTCAAGGTGGACCGGAAATGACTGATGAACAATTAGCAGAAGTTGGTGCTAATGATAGTTTAGTTCACGTTGACTTTATGATTGGAGAAGCGACAACAAATATCACTGGTTATACAGCAGATGGTAAAGAAGTAGCGATTTTCAAAGACGGAAACTGGGCTTAA
- a CDS encoding NAD(P)/FAD-dependent oxidoreductase: MKYDVIVIGLGSAGLMIADRLNDSGLKVLVLEQNRRAGIKLLLTGNGRCNVMSSDNAEDFVAAVHNGRFLRSAYHKYNVKKFFDKHNLKLKQENRRLYPASEKSRDVVNAFKIDHAKINYKEKVEDLVFEDDKLVGVKTNVDTYYGKNVVVCAGGKTYPQSGSDGSLHRILKKHGVKITKIYPSEVALVFEDFRELSGVALQNVRMFHKKNERSGDLLFTHKGLSGPLSISMGEFVARYPEDKFYLDFYPDLNEEELFAKLWEDNKFLNGKLPKSFYNFMIEKHFPENVSKKELRKFVTKIKRYELVDVKTMPLEYAFTTAGGVDLKVVSPKTCSHKKIENLYFAGEILDLHGEIGGYNLMVAWFTGMIVADAIKEKYGIE, translated from the coding sequence ATGAAATACGATGTGATTGTGATAGGGCTTGGTAGTGCAGGGCTTATGATAGCAGATAGGCTTAATGATAGTGGTTTAAAAGTACTAGTTCTTGAGCAAAATAGACGTGCAGGAATAAAACTGCTTTTAACAGGAAATGGTCGTTGTAATGTTATGAGTAGTGATAATGCTGAAGATTTTGTCGCAGCAGTGCATAATGGTAGATTTTTAAGAAGTGCATATCATAAATATAATGTTAAGAAGTTCTTTGATAAGCATAATTTGAAATTAAAGCAAGAAAATAGGAGATTATATCCAGCGAGTGAAAAATCTAGAGATGTTGTTAATGCGTTTAAAATAGACCATGCGAAGATTAACTATAAAGAGAAAGTAGAAGATTTAGTATTCGAAGATGATAAGCTAGTAGGTGTAAAGACTAATGTTGATACGTATTACGGAAAAAATGTCGTAGTCTGTGCTGGAGGGAAAACATATCCTCAGAGTGGAAGTGATGGTTCATTACATAGAATTCTGAAAAAACATGGTGTGAAGATTACCAAAATATATCCTAGTGAAGTAGCCTTAGTTTTTGAAGACTTTAGAGAATTATCTGGGGTTGCTCTGCAAAATGTAAGAATGTTCCATAAAAAAAATGAAAGAAGCGGAGATCTTCTATTTACGCACAAAGGATTAAGTGGGCCGTTATCAATTTCAATGGGAGAATTCGTAGCTCGTTATCCAGAGGATAAATTTTATCTAGACTTTTATCCTGACCTTAATGAGGAGGAACTTTTTGCTAAACTATGGGAAGATAATAAATTCTTGAATGGAAAATTACCGAAGAGTTTTTATAACTTTATGATCGAAAAACATTTCCCAGAAAATGTTAGTAAAAAAGAGTTAAGAAAATTTGTAACAAAAATTAAACGTTATGAGTTGGTTGATGTTAAGACGATGCCATTAGAATATGCCTTTACTACAGCAGGTGGAGTAGATCTTAAAGTAGTAAGTCCGAAGACATGTAGTCATAAAAAAATAGAGAATTTATACTTTGCAGGAGAAATTCTAGACTTACATGGAGAAATCGGTGGTTACAATCTTATGGTTGCCTGGTTCACGGGGATGATTGTGGCAGATGCTATTAAAGAAAAGTATGGGATAGAATAA
- a CDS encoding YutD-like domain-containing protein, with amino-acid sequence MEQNNLVFEVDGTIYELVYNFKDAFQKETFEEKLVDVLKNKPYIVGDISHEKLRLTGFILTKDNNNPKNINNLEDYILEYCNFGAPFFVVKKRNS; translated from the coding sequence ATGGAGCAAAACAATTTAGTTTTCGAAGTTGATGGTACAATTTATGAGCTTGTTTACAACTTCAAAGATGCCTTTCAAAAAGAAACATTTGAAGAAAAACTTGTAGATGTATTAAAAAATAAACCATATATCGTAGGAGATATTTCTCATGAAAAACTACGACTTACTGGATTCATTTTAACAAAGGATAACAACAATCCTAAGAACATAAACAACCTTGAAGATTACATACTAGAATATTGTAATTTCGGTGCACCATTCTTCGTCGTTAAAAAAAGAAATTCATAA
- the nadE gene encoding ammonia-dependent NAD(+) synthetase yields the protein MTLQQEVIKRLRCKPEINVEEEIRLTINFLKDYIKKNNFIKSLVLGISGGQDSTLCGKLCQMAITELREETGEEYNFIAVRLPYGQQFDEDDCNDALKFINPDKVFTVNIKDAVDASVNSLKVAGVEITDFAKGNEKARERMKAQYSIATMNKGIVVGTDHAAEAITGFFTKHGDGGADIVPLYRLNKRQGKALLKMLDCPEHLYLKQPTADLEEDRPALEDEVALGVTYNDIDDYLEGKEVLNNVKEIIEGHYLKSEHKRNLPVTVFDFYDI from the coding sequence ATGACATTACAACAGGAAGTAATAAAAAGATTAAGATGTAAACCTGAAATTAATGTAGAAGAGGAAATAAGATTAACAATCAATTTTCTAAAAGATTATATAAAGAAAAATAACTTTATAAAAAGTTTAGTATTAGGTATATCAGGTGGGCAAGATTCTACGCTTTGCGGTAAACTATGTCAAATGGCAATTACTGAATTGAGGGAAGAGACAGGTGAAGAGTATAACTTTATCGCCGTTAGATTACCGTATGGACAACAATTTGATGAAGATGACTGTAACGACGCATTAAAATTTATTAATCCGGACAAAGTATTTACTGTTAATATAAAAGACGCAGTAGACGCTAGTGTAAATTCTTTAAAAGTAGCAGGTGTGGAAATTACTGATTTTGCGAAAGGTAATGAGAAAGCACGAGAAAGAATGAAAGCTCAGTATTCTATTGCTACTATGAATAAAGGTATAGTAGTTGGTACTGACCATGCAGCAGAAGCTATCACTGGATTCTTTACAAAACATGGAGACGGTGGAGCAGATATCGTTCCTCTATATAGATTAAATAAAAGACAAGGGAAAGCATTATTAAAAATGTTAGATTGTCCAGAACACTTATATTTGAAACAACCAACCGCAGATTTAGAAGAAGATCGTCCTGCTTTAGAAGATGAAGTTGCACTTGGAGTAACATATAATGACATAGATGATTACTTAGAAGGAAAAGAAGTTCTTAATAATGTAAAAGAAATAATAGAAGGACATTATTTAAAATCAGAACATAAGAGAAACTTACCAGTTACTGTGTTTGATTTTTACGATATATAG
- a CDS encoding alpha/beta hydrolase: MILLVVVFGFVGNYFYNFGLNPKVDKSAIVNQDSDGSKEDKTALNKWFDETKQTVEMESVTKNKLVGYKFVNPNAKKWIFVVHGYTSDAKKMVNYIKKFYDMGYSVFAPDLIAHGNSEGDFISMGGYDSDDLVNWVKKISSENNNADTALFGISMGAATVMNAVGKDLPSNVKTFIEDSGYVNLKVEFTYQLKKLFNLPSFPVIPAANTVTKIRAGYFFGDVDATKALKETKLPALVLHGEEDGFVPLEHGKAAYDLITSEKEFHSFPGMKHVQAERKFREQYWNIVGEFLKKHFE, from the coding sequence TTGATTTTACTAGTTGTTGTATTTGGTTTTGTTGGAAACTATTTTTATAATTTTGGATTGAATCCGAAGGTAGACAAGAGTGCTATCGTAAATCAAGATAGTGATGGGAGTAAAGAGGATAAAACAGCTTTAAACAAGTGGTTTGATGAAACGAAGCAAACTGTTGAGATGGAGTCTGTTACTAAAAATAAACTTGTTGGATATAAGTTTGTCAATCCTAATGCTAAAAAGTGGATATTTGTAGTTCATGGATACACTAGTGATGCTAAAAAAATGGTTAATTATATCAAAAAATTCTACGACATGGGTTATAGTGTTTTTGCACCAGATTTAATAGCTCACGGTAATAGTGAAGGTGACTTTATATCTATGGGTGGCTATGACTCTGATGATCTAGTTAATTGGGTGAAAAAAATATCATCAGAAAATAACAATGCCGATACTGCATTATTCGGAATTAGTATGGGAGCAGCTACAGTAATGAATGCAGTAGGTAAGGATTTACCATCTAACGTAAAAACTTTTATCGAAGATAGTGGTTATGTGAATTTAAAAGTAGAGTTCACATATCAGTTGAAAAAATTATTTAATTTACCGAGTTTTCCTGTAATTCCGGCGGCAAATACGGTGACGAAGATAAGAGCTGGATATTTCTTTGGTGATGTAGATGCAACAAAAGCCTTGAAAGAAACTAAACTTCCGGCCTTAGTACTACATGGTGAAGAAGATGGTTTTGTTCCATTAGAACATGGGAAAGCAGCTTATGATCTAATAACTTCAGAAAAAGAATTTCACAGTTTCCCAGGAATGAAACATGTTCAGGCTGAAAGAAAATTCAGAGAACAATATTGGAATATCGTAGGGGAATTTTTAAAGAAACATTTTGAATAA